The proteins below are encoded in one region of Anaerosporomusa subterranea:
- a CDS encoding GntR family transcriptional regulator, with the protein MQYDDLLASLKAQALNDGEVYPVLRRVIVELYLQPGAVLSIKDICEHFEMGRSPVRDALMRLDQEGLVTLLPQRGTMISKIDLSRMEQERFLRLSVEEEVMRLFMACHTPSDITLLHEALRQQQELCVQMDVDIRRFLRLDDQFHQVFYTVADKLFCLQAIENVGGHYRRMRLLTCGVSTSMQEILRQHSALLTALQTRDTELMCNIFHFHLRRLDREERFVLKKYPYLFKNGSNHESASPLWKADYLQTVKTQRE; encoded by the coding sequence TTGCAGTACGACGACCTATTGGCGTCTCTGAAAGCGCAGGCTTTGAATGACGGTGAAGTGTATCCTGTGCTGCGCCGCGTTATTGTCGAGCTATACTTGCAGCCGGGCGCTGTTTTGAGCATTAAGGATATCTGCGAGCACTTTGAAATGGGCCGTTCACCTGTGCGTGACGCTCTCATGCGGCTGGATCAGGAGGGGCTTGTGACCTTATTGCCGCAGCGCGGCACGATGATTTCGAAAATCGATCTTTCACGTATGGAGCAGGAACGGTTTCTGCGCCTTTCGGTGGAGGAAGAGGTGATGAGACTCTTCATGGCCTGCCACACGCCGTCGGATATTACGCTGCTGCACGAGGCGCTGCGCCAGCAGCAGGAGCTTTGCGTCCAAATGGATGTGGATATCCGCCGGTTTCTTCGACTCGACGATCAATTTCATCAGGTGTTTTATACTGTGGCAGATAAGCTATTCTGCCTGCAAGCCATTGAGAATGTGGGGGGGCATTACCGCCGCATGCGGTTGCTGACCTGCGGCGTCAGCACCAGCATGCAGGAAATTTTGCGCCAGCACAGCGCGCTGCTCACAGCGTTGCAGACGCGCGACACGGAACTGATGTGCAACATTTTTCACTTTCATTTGAGAAGACTGGATCGTGAGGAGCGGTTTGTGCTAAAAAAATACCCATATCTGTTTAAAAACGGTAGTAATCACGAGTCCGCAAGTCCTTTGTGGAAAGCCGATTACCTGCAAACCGTAAAAACACAAAGGGAGTAA
- a CDS encoding ABC transporter permease has translation MNMHRVVAIISKEFIHIIRDPRSLGMAIAMPILLIFLFGSSLSLDVDNVPLVVWDQNRTNESREFIGRFTASRYFGLSGYVTTYHEIEQAIDRREAILALVIPADFSRKLESGQSSDVQLIVDGSDANTATIAIGYAQMITDGYSSSLLIKTAQTRGAKTASIPLEAKPRVWFNQNMQAKNYIIPGLIAVIMMVIAALLTSLTIAREWENGTMEQLLTTPIKPIELIAGKLTPYFLIGMLDVLLAVLMGQYLFEVPLRGNAALVFGMSAIFLPGSLTMGLLISIMTRSQLLASQLAMVLTFLPSFLLSGFMYSIANMPTAIQGLTYLVPSRFFVAILKNIYLKGAGIAIILSEAAVLLIFAVVLIIVANIKLKKRLV, from the coding sequence ATGAATATGCATCGAGTAGTTGCCATTATCTCAAAGGAATTTATCCATATTATCCGCGATCCCCGTAGTTTAGGCATGGCTATTGCCATGCCCATATTACTTATCTTTCTCTTTGGTTCGTCTCTCAGTCTGGATGTGGATAATGTTCCATTAGTGGTATGGGATCAAAATCGCACGAATGAGAGTCGTGAGTTTATTGGACGGTTTACAGCTTCCCGCTACTTTGGCCTATCCGGGTATGTCACTACTTATCACGAGATTGAACAAGCAATCGACAGGCGCGAGGCGATATTGGCTCTCGTCATTCCTGCTGATTTCAGCCGGAAGCTGGAAAGTGGCCAAAGTTCGGATGTCCAGTTGATTGTCGATGGCAGTGATGCCAATACCGCTACAATCGCCATCGGCTACGCCCAAATGATAACAGATGGCTATTCAAGTTCACTATTGATCAAAACAGCTCAAACGCGGGGCGCTAAAACGGCGAGCATCCCTCTTGAAGCCAAGCCACGAGTATGGTTCAATCAAAATATGCAGGCTAAGAACTACATTATACCGGGGCTCATTGCGGTAATCATGATGGTGATTGCAGCGTTACTGACATCGCTCACGATTGCTCGCGAATGGGAAAACGGAACAATGGAGCAGCTCCTCACTACTCCAATAAAACCGATTGAACTAATCGCGGGGAAGTTGACGCCCTACTTTTTAATCGGTATGCTGGATGTTTTACTGGCTGTCTTGATGGGCCAATATCTATTCGAAGTACCGCTTCGTGGCAATGCCGCTCTTGTTTTTGGAATGTCGGCAATCTTTCTCCCCGGATCACTTACCATGGGACTATTGATTAGTATAATGACAAGGTCGCAGCTTCTTGCCAGTCAGTTAGCCATGGTGCTGACTTTTTTACCGTCTTTTCTTCTGTCAGGTTTCATGTACTCTATTGCCAATATGCCGACTGCTATTCAAGGATTAACCTACCTTGTGCCTTCCCGATTTTTCGTAGCTATACTAAAAAATATTTACTTAAAAGGCGCAGGCATTGCAATTATTCTCTCTGAGGCGGCGGTTCTTTTGATATTTGCGGTAGTGCTTATCATCGTTGCTAACATCAAGCTGAAAAAAAGGCTGGTGTAG
- a CDS encoding efflux RND transporter periplasmic adaptor subunit, with the protein MKRRLRVLILLLVAILATGGYFLYQKKQVNPNQVKVSGNIEVITVGVGFKVAGHVDRRLVDEGDSVKKGQIIANLETADLELDVANANAQLLVAQVTLGQLMNGSRSQDVSAAQAALRSVEADKQNAAMEYRRMQQLFTQSAVSAQDRDRSQTAYATASARADQAAQQLSMVVEGPRREEIELAAARVEQVKQLLKLAKTRLAYAQITAPVDGVVLSKNIEVGEYVSPGTPVVTIGDLNQVWLKAYIAETDLGKVKLGQKVAVTTDTYPNKIYNGTISFIASEAEFTPKSIQTTEERVKLVYRIKITVENNDHALKPGMPADAEIKLDEK; encoded by the coding sequence ATGAAAAGGCGATTGAGAGTGCTAATACTTCTTTTAGTAGCTATCTTGGCTACTGGCGGGTATTTTCTCTACCAAAAAAAGCAGGTAAACCCTAACCAAGTTAAGGTATCCGGCAATATTGAAGTGATCACAGTTGGAGTGGGTTTCAAAGTTGCGGGGCATGTAGATCGGCGGTTGGTTGATGAAGGAGATAGTGTCAAGAAGGGACAAATCATAGCCAATCTTGAAACCGCTGATCTTGAACTTGATGTTGCGAATGCTAATGCGCAATTACTTGTGGCTCAGGTAACTCTTGGCCAATTAATGAATGGTTCACGCTCGCAAGACGTATCAGCCGCTCAGGCGGCACTACGCAGCGTCGAGGCAGATAAACAAAATGCAGCAATGGAGTATCGACGTATGCAGCAGCTATTCACGCAAAGCGCAGTATCAGCACAAGATCGAGACCGGAGTCAAACCGCCTATGCGACGGCCAGTGCCCGGGCAGATCAAGCTGCTCAGCAACTTAGCATGGTTGTCGAAGGACCCCGCAGAGAGGAAATTGAACTGGCTGCGGCCCGGGTCGAACAGGTCAAACAACTACTGAAATTAGCTAAAACACGGCTCGCCTATGCGCAAATCACCGCGCCGGTTGATGGGGTGGTCCTGTCCAAGAATATTGAAGTAGGCGAATATGTGTCGCCAGGAACGCCTGTGGTTACTATCGGTGACCTCAATCAGGTTTGGCTCAAAGCATATATTGCAGAGACTGATCTTGGTAAAGTAAAGCTCGGACAAAAGGTAGCAGTAACTACTGATACATACCCTAATAAGATTTATAACGGAACGATTAGCTTTATTGCGTCAGAGGCAGAATTTACGCCCAAGAGCATCCAGACGACGGAAGAACGGGTGAAATTAGTTTATCGAATTAAGATAACAGTTGAGAATAATGATCATGCGTTAAAGCCGGGTATGCCTGCTGACGCGGAGATTAAACTAGATGAGAAATAA
- a CDS encoding citrate transporter, with product MIDSISGILLLISFIGLIIYCMKGGNLLVGFIATSLLWCIIGRVPLNIVVTDIFQTSVENYGKTIAIIVFGAWFGRMLVDTGIAGYIIKKTVELAGDKPLVSTLLLSIVCALIFTSAFGVGSVMAIGMIVLPILFSLGIDKKTAVGAYLLAVAAGMYLNIAYVSQFFAVFKNVKYNDNYIQFAVIATIVHIAVMVAFIIFNYMRAQKGGRARAWAVGAVSEERETLGWYCMIVPFIPIVMVSFFKWQPIPSFLLGIFLGLLLTRNMVSYNLAVEKIQKTLYDGIADSGLLIGMLYSVNIFQAAAKQVSPILQNLMGGIIPTSSVLILIAVCVLAPLALFRGPLMIWGSGIALVSIFQAMGVFSEMFLFALFLIPPVAIVASACPTQSWTMWGLSYAKLEPKQYIKTNLPWAWLILIIVEVLAYVMIGNV from the coding sequence GTGATTGACAGTATTTCTGGTATTTTACTGCTCATTTCATTTATTGGCCTGATCATCTATTGTATGAAAGGCGGAAACCTGCTCGTTGGTTTTATCGCAACTTCCTTACTTTGGTGCATTATTGGGCGGGTACCTCTCAATATCGTTGTAACCGACATATTTCAGACCTCTGTAGAAAATTACGGTAAAACGATTGCGATTATCGTGTTTGGAGCATGGTTCGGACGTATGCTTGTCGACACCGGTATTGCGGGCTACATCATCAAGAAAACCGTTGAGCTGGCCGGCGATAAGCCTCTGGTTAGCACGTTGTTGCTAAGCATTGTCTGCGCCTTGATTTTCACCAGTGCATTCGGCGTCGGCTCTGTTATGGCAATCGGTATGATTGTACTGCCCATCCTGTTCTCCCTCGGCATAGATAAGAAAACCGCAGTGGGCGCTTATCTGCTTGCCGTTGCGGCCGGCATGTACCTGAACATCGCTTATGTAAGCCAGTTCTTTGCAGTGTTTAAAAACGTAAAATACAACGACAATTACATCCAATTTGCTGTCATTGCCACTATTGTACATATTGCCGTGATGGTAGCTTTCATTATATTTAACTACATGCGCGCCCAAAAGGGCGGCAGAGCTCGTGCGTGGGCTGTAGGCGCTGTTTCTGAGGAGAGAGAAACCCTTGGCTGGTACTGCATGATTGTACCTTTTATACCCATCGTTATGGTTTCGTTTTTCAAATGGCAGCCGATTCCCTCCTTCCTGCTGGGTATCTTCCTTGGCTTACTCTTGACTCGCAACATGGTTTCCTACAACCTGGCTGTGGAAAAAATCCAGAAGACCCTGTATGACGGCATCGCCGACAGCGGCCTCCTGATTGGTATGCTGTATAGCGTAAACATATTCCAGGCTGCTGCCAAACAGGTTTCTCCCATCCTGCAAAACCTGATGGGCGGCATTATCCCTACCTCGTCAGTCTTGATTCTGATTGCCGTTTGCGTGCTGGCGCCGCTCGCACTGTTCCGCGGCCCTCTGATGATTTGGGGCTCAGGCATTGCGCTGGTATCCATCTTCCAGGCAATGGGCGTTTTCAGCGAAATGTTCCTGTTTGCGTTGTTCCTTATCCCGCCAGTTGCTATTGTGGCGAGCGCCTGCCCGACCCAGTCGTGGACTATGTGGGGACTGAGCTACGCAAAGCTGGAACCGAAGCAATATATCAAAACGAACCTGCCCTGGGCCTGGCTCATCCTAATTATTGTTGAGGTACTTGCCTACGTTATGATCGGAAACGTTTGA
- a CDS encoding hydantoinase/oxoprolinase family protein, whose protein sequence is MSNRAIRIGIDVGGTHTKAVAIDNNTNEIVGKGSVMTTHHHERGVATGVVEAFQKCLAENDIKPEEVIFIAHSTTQATNALLEGDVARVGVIGIGGGWLEGYLAKKQTHISNIDLGTGKFIEIDHTYLKVKEMFPENVKNTIKDMISQGDRVIVASKAFGVDNMREERIVAEEAERQGVPSTMASDITKLYGLTTRTRTAALNASILPKMLDTANSTEQSVRSANINVPLMIMRGDGGVMEINEMKKRPILTMLSGPAASVIGALMYLRASNGIYFEVGGTSTNIGVIKNGRPTVDYSIIGGHRTYVNSLDVRVLGVAGGSMVRAKKGKVIDVGPRSAHIAGMGYACFTDEALFDGATLYHVKPREKDPADYVAIKLNNGESVTITNTCAANVLGILEENDFARGNYESSCRAMQLLADQVGMSVEETAKAILTKSCEKVVPVIEDLITKYKIEREQIVLVGAGGGAGTLLTFTANMMSFKYQIPENAEVISSIGVALAMVREMVERTIPNPAASDIAQLKKEAKELAMNSGAVEDTIEVYVEIDDQIQKVTAIAMGSTEVKTTDLMKNCTEEESIEIAAESMGVDKSAVKMAASNGFVYVITTEKSGKSPVHVVDKKGFIKVQRTNGFVEHTTMKNSSDTLRRIWEKASNFSSEMRINPDVYVIAGSRVLDYSGIPELVQVSGLIEAELCDHAPEDDLILVLARNEL, encoded by the coding sequence ATGAGCAACAGAGCAATTCGCATCGGTATTGACGTTGGCGGCACCCACACCAAGGCTGTCGCCATTGACAACAACACAAACGAAATCGTGGGGAAAGGCTCGGTTATGACTACCCACCACCACGAGCGCGGCGTGGCCACAGGTGTTGTGGAGGCATTCCAGAAATGCCTTGCTGAAAACGACATCAAGCCTGAGGAAGTTATCTTTATCGCGCACAGCACCACGCAGGCCACCAACGCCCTGCTGGAGGGAGACGTTGCCCGCGTAGGCGTGATCGGTATCGGTGGGGGTTGGCTGGAGGGCTACCTTGCTAAAAAACAGACCCACATCAGCAACATCGACCTTGGCACCGGCAAGTTTATCGAAATTGACCATACCTACCTGAAAGTCAAAGAGATGTTCCCCGAGAATGTGAAAAACACCATAAAGGACATGATCAGTCAGGGAGACCGCGTAATTGTTGCCAGCAAGGCTTTCGGTGTGGACAACATGAGAGAGGAACGCATTGTTGCCGAGGAAGCTGAGCGACAGGGCGTTCCTAGCACCATGGCCTCCGATATCACAAAACTGTATGGTCTGACCACGCGTACCCGCACCGCCGCTCTGAACGCGTCCATCTTGCCTAAGATGCTCGACACTGCGAACTCAACCGAGCAGAGTGTGCGTTCCGCAAACATCAATGTGCCCCTGATGATTATGCGCGGCGATGGGGGCGTTATGGAAATCAATGAGATGAAAAAGCGCCCGATCCTAACGATGCTCTCTGGCCCCGCGGCCAGCGTCATCGGCGCTTTGATGTACCTGCGCGCTTCAAACGGCATTTACTTTGAAGTGGGCGGCACTTCCACAAACATCGGCGTCATCAAGAACGGACGTCCTACAGTGGACTATTCCATCATCGGAGGACACCGCACCTATGTAAATAGCCTTGACGTGCGCGTACTGGGGGTTGCGGGGGGAAGCATGGTGCGCGCCAAAAAGGGTAAAGTGATTGATGTTGGACCTCGCTCCGCACATATTGCAGGTATGGGGTATGCCTGCTTTACCGACGAAGCCCTGTTTGACGGTGCGACGCTATATCATGTAAAACCCCGCGAAAAGGACCCCGCCGACTACGTGGCGATCAAGCTTAATAACGGCGAGAGCGTTACCATAACCAACACCTGTGCGGCAAACGTGCTAGGCATTCTAGAGGAAAACGACTTCGCGCGCGGCAACTACGAGTCGAGTTGCAGGGCAATGCAGCTTTTGGCCGACCAAGTAGGCATGTCGGTTGAAGAAACGGCGAAAGCCATTTTGACAAAGTCCTGTGAGAAGGTTGTTCCTGTTATTGAAGATTTGATTACCAAATATAAAATTGAGCGCGAACAGATTGTTCTTGTGGGCGCTGGAGGCGGCGCGGGCACACTGCTGACTTTTACGGCAAATATGATGAGCTTTAAATACCAGATCCCTGAAAATGCGGAGGTGATTTCCTCCATCGGTGTTGCGCTTGCCATGGTGCGTGAGATGGTGGAGCGAACGATTCCCAATCCCGCCGCGTCTGACATTGCCCAACTGAAGAAGGAGGCCAAGGAGCTTGCCATGAACAGCGGCGCGGTGGAAGACACCATTGAAGTGTATGTGGAGATCGACGATCAGATCCAGAAGGTTACCGCTATTGCCATGGGCTCCACCGAAGTCAAGACCACCGATTTGATGAAAAACTGCACCGAGGAGGAGTCCATTGAAATTGCGGCAGAATCCATGGGCGTGGACAAGAGCGCGGTGAAGATGGCCGCCTCCAACGGATTTGTATATGTTATAACAACCGAAAAAAGCGGGAAATCTCCTGTGCACGTTGTGGATAAAAAGGGCTTTATAAAGGTCCAGCGCACAAACGGCTTTGTGGAACATACCACAATGAAAAACTCCTCCGATACCCTCCGGAGGATATGGGAGAAAGCCAGCAACTTTTCGAGCGAAATGCGCATCAACCCTGATGTCTATGTGATTGCCGGTTCGCGTGTACTGGACTACTCCGGTATTCCCGAGCTTGTACAGGTTTCCGGCCTGATTGAAGCCGAGCTCTGCGACCATGCGCCGGAAGACGACCTGATTCTGGTGCTTGCCCGCAATGAGTTGTAA
- a CDS encoding ABC transporter permease: protein MAFERLRHMIRKEFIQVFRNSKMRAIVLVMPLVQSMIFGYAVTTDVKQVATAIYDQSATPESRDLIDRFIHSGYFSVKTVIHSDREIDELIDQGKVATVIRIPHDFSSKIVAGATAPVQIIVDGIDSNTAGVVLNYAGNIVRNNAVELQQKQMNSAGREPVGVNIQTRSWFNENLTSRNFYVPGVIAVIVMLVTLLLTSMSVVREKELGTMEQIVVTPITPFEFILGKTMPSIILGFANMILVTLISVFWFDIPVRGSIITLFIANGFYLMTTIGIGLLISTVSETQQQAMMSTFFFYLPAVLLSGFMFPIANMPDVVQTFTYLNPLRYFLIIIRGIFLKGVGVAILWPQILALLALGSVVLTMAVKRFRKNLA, encoded by the coding sequence ATGGCCTTTGAACGCCTACGACACATGATCCGAAAGGAATTTATTCAGGTATTCCGCAACTCTAAAATGCGAGCTATTGTCTTAGTAATGCCCCTTGTCCAAAGCATGATTTTTGGCTATGCGGTGACGACGGATGTAAAGCAAGTGGCCACTGCAATTTACGACCAGTCGGCAACACCGGAAAGCCGTGACCTGATTGACAGGTTTATCCACTCAGGTTACTTTTCGGTCAAGACAGTGATTCATAGCGACCGAGAGATTGATGAATTAATCGATCAGGGTAAGGTTGCAACCGTAATACGCATTCCTCACGATTTCAGCAGTAAGATTGTCGCTGGTGCAACCGCCCCTGTTCAGATTATCGTCGACGGCATAGATTCAAATACGGCCGGGGTAGTCTTGAATTATGCCGGCAACATTGTGCGAAATAATGCTGTTGAATTACAGCAAAAGCAGATGAACAGTGCAGGGCGGGAACCGGTTGGGGTAAATATTCAGACAAGATCATGGTTCAACGAAAACCTAACTAGCCGTAATTTCTACGTGCCGGGAGTTATCGCTGTAATCGTAATGCTAGTCACCCTATTATTGACCAGTATGTCGGTGGTTCGAGAGAAGGAACTTGGCACAATGGAGCAAATCGTTGTTACTCCGATTACACCCTTCGAATTTATCTTAGGGAAAACAATGCCGTCGATTATTCTCGGTTTCGCAAATATGATACTGGTTACCCTGATTAGTGTCTTTTGGTTCGATATACCAGTACGGGGCAGTATAATTACGCTGTTCATAGCTAATGGCTTCTATTTGATGACGACGATTGGCATCGGACTTCTTATTTCTACTGTATCGGAAACGCAGCAGCAGGCAATGATGTCGACCTTCTTCTTTTATTTGCCGGCGGTACTATTGTCTGGGTTCATGTTTCCCATCGCTAATATGCCGGACGTGGTGCAAACTTTCACCTATTTGAATCCATTGCGTTACTTCTTGATTATCATCCGAGGCATCTTTTTGAAGGGGGTAGGCGTGGCAATACTGTGGCCGCAAATCTTGGCGTTGCTTGCCCTTGGGAGCGTAGTTCTGACAATGGCGGTCAAAAGATTCCGTAAGAATCTAGCCTAG
- a CDS encoding ABC transporter ATP-binding protein, whose amino-acid sequence MPNNIEKPEYAVIVENLGKRFGDFQAVNRVSFQVKRGEIFGFLGPNGAGKSTTIRMLCGIITPTDGKGNVIGFDVSKQAEQIKAHIGYMSQKFSLYEDLTVEENIDFYSGIYQIPAAKKQGRKDWVVQMAGLNEHRNSLTSILAGGWRQRLALGCALLHNPQVVFLDEPTSGVDPISRRNFWDLIYQLAAEGVTVFVTTHYMDEAEYCDRLAMIYRGELVAIGTPDELKGKYMSTDILNLECDDPFTMLHVVNGIPKIKEAAIFGRGLHLFVDDAQLAIPVIIETLKEQKVQYTRLKKINPSLEDVFVSVIEAHDSKTRP is encoded by the coding sequence ATGCCCAATAACATCGAGAAGCCGGAGTACGCGGTAATTGTAGAGAACCTGGGAAAACGGTTTGGCGATTTTCAGGCCGTTAACAGGGTGTCTTTCCAAGTTAAGCGGGGCGAGATATTCGGTTTCCTCGGTCCGAACGGTGCAGGGAAATCAACCACTATCAGAATGCTGTGCGGCATTATCACTCCTACGGATGGAAAGGGCAATGTGATCGGTTTTGATGTGTCCAAGCAAGCTGAGCAGATCAAAGCCCATATAGGATATATGTCGCAAAAATTTTCACTTTATGAGGATCTTACAGTAGAAGAAAACATCGATTTCTATAGTGGTATCTACCAAATTCCCGCGGCGAAAAAACAGGGACGCAAAGACTGGGTTGTCCAAATGGCAGGACTTAATGAGCACAGGAACAGCCTTACTTCAATTTTGGCTGGAGGATGGCGTCAACGGTTAGCTCTGGGATGCGCATTGCTCCATAATCCCCAAGTGGTTTTTCTTGATGAGCCGACCTCAGGCGTAGACCCGATATCACGCCGCAATTTTTGGGATCTGATTTATCAACTCGCGGCTGAGGGCGTCACAGTGTTCGTGACAACACATTATATGGATGAGGCCGAATACTGCGATCGGTTGGCAATGATTTACCGAGGTGAACTGGTGGCTATTGGCACACCCGACGAACTGAAGGGAAAGTATATGAGTACAGACATCCTAAATTTAGAATGCGATGATCCCTTCACGATGTTACACGTAGTTAATGGTATTCCCAAAATAAAAGAAGCAGCCATATTCGGTCGTGGGCTGCATCTTTTCGTGGATGACGCGCAATTGGCAATTCCAGTTATTATCGAGACACTGAAGGAACAAAAAGTCCAATATACTCGACTGAAGAAAATCAATCCCTCGCTGGAAGATGTGTTTGTATCGGTAATTGAAGCTCACGACAGCAAGACTCGGCCCTAG
- a CDS encoding TetR/AcrR family transcriptional regulator, with protein sequence MRSRKSTEARKEEIVRAALTIVEQSGLDTLNINDIASEIKLVPSAIYRHFKGKEEIVAALIAFADKRLKHNVSQAAALDGSVISQLKLLFELHVKLLREEAAIPRILYFLLNSARDPELKANMLSVVGFYTQQVKELLLQGQEKREVSLDLDISAAAMLFLGMVQPLAILSEVNQEVLIECPPELWHIYQRAITI encoded by the coding sequence GTGAGAAGTCGAAAGAGTACCGAAGCCAGAAAAGAGGAAATTGTTCGGGCTGCTTTAACGATAGTTGAACAAAGTGGATTGGACACCTTGAACATAAATGACATAGCCAGCGAGATCAAGCTGGTACCGTCCGCAATATATCGCCATTTTAAGGGGAAGGAGGAGATAGTTGCAGCCCTTATTGCGTTTGCTGACAAAAGGTTGAAGCACAACGTAAGCCAAGCAGCTGCTTTGGACGGCTCGGTTATTTCCCAATTAAAACTGCTTTTTGAGCTACACGTGAAGTTGCTTAGGGAGGAAGCTGCTATCCCACGAATCCTCTACTTTCTTCTCAATAGCGCCCGTGATCCCGAATTAAAGGCTAATATGTTATCTGTAGTTGGTTTCTATACACAGCAGGTAAAAGAGTTGTTGCTTCAGGGGCAAGAAAAAAGAGAGGTCAGTCTAGATTTGGACATTTCAGCGGCCGCGATGCTATTTTTAGGAATGGTACAGCCGCTAGCTATTCTTAGTGAAGTCAACCAGGAAGTACTCATTGAGTGCCCACCTGAACTTTGGCATATTTACCAACGGGCAATAACCATATAG
- a CDS encoding class I mannose-6-phosphate isomerase, translating into MDALKAIKLAPARAWRTYLGGKLLDELYGSTQAKDGHFPEEWMMSVVSARNAGREAVKDEGLSMVTGVTPPVSLKSLITANPTGFLGKEHTACFGVNTGVLVKLIDAAERLTVQAHPDRPTAKALFHTDFGKTECWHILGGRIISGQPPCVYLGFKPGVTREQWQALFERQDLPGMLDCLHRFEVHNGDTFLIEGGIPHAIGAGCFLVEIQEPTDYTIRVERTTPSGFQVADFMCHQGLGFERMFDCFTYGGFTWEETQKRWKIPPVVLREEQSSREAELIGYRNTDYFRMTELEIGASLQLDTESSFSGIYVLSGQGAICADGATQSFQKGDQFFLPAQIKKLNIRKSSDEECRILRFFGPKPAVKQKTT; encoded by the coding sequence ATGGATGCATTAAAAGCGATCAAGCTTGCTCCGGCGCGGGCGTGGCGTACCTATCTTGGCGGCAAGCTGCTGGATGAGCTATATGGTTCGACTCAGGCCAAAGATGGTCATTTCCCCGAGGAATGGATGATGTCGGTGGTTTCTGCACGCAATGCCGGACGTGAGGCAGTTAAGGACGAGGGACTGAGTATGGTTACAGGAGTGACGCCGCCTGTTTCACTCAAATCACTTATTACAGCTAATCCAACCGGCTTTTTGGGCAAGGAGCATACTGCCTGTTTCGGTGTCAACACAGGTGTACTGGTTAAACTTATTGATGCGGCAGAACGTCTGACTGTGCAGGCGCATCCGGATCGTCCTACGGCGAAAGCGCTGTTTCACACGGACTTTGGCAAAACCGAATGCTGGCATATTCTTGGCGGCAGGATAATTAGCGGGCAGCCGCCCTGCGTCTATCTTGGTTTTAAGCCAGGTGTAACACGCGAACAATGGCAGGCGTTATTCGAACGTCAGGATTTGCCGGGAATGCTCGATTGCCTGCACCGCTTTGAAGTGCATAACGGTGACACCTTCCTCATTGAGGGAGGCATTCCGCATGCCATTGGCGCAGGCTGTTTCCTGGTGGAAATTCAGGAGCCGACCGATTATACCATCCGCGTGGAGCGGACAACACCTTCCGGTTTTCAGGTGGCAGATTTTATGTGTCATCAAGGACTAGGTTTTGAGCGTATGTTTGACTGCTTCACCTACGGCGGCTTTACATGGGAAGAGACCCAAAAACGCTGGAAAATCCCGCCCGTCGTATTGCGTGAGGAGCAGAGCAGCCGTGAAGCCGAACTGATCGGCTACCGGAATACCGATTATTTCCGCATGACTGAGTTGGAGATTGGCGCTTCGCTGCAATTGGATACAGAGTCAAGTTTTTCGGGAATCTATGTATTATCCGGCCAAGGAGCCATTTGTGCTGACGGAGCGACGCAAAGCTTCCAAAAAGGCGACCAGTTCTTCTTGCCTGCGCAAATCAAAAAGCTTAACATCAGAAAAAGCAGTGATGAAGAATGCCGCATCCTGCGTTTCTTTGGTCCCAAGCCAGCAGTGAAACAGAAAACTACGTAA